From the genome of Brassica oleracea var. oleracea cultivar TO1000 chromosome C4, BOL, whole genome shotgun sequence:
TGTGGGATTAATATTTTTAGTAATTTATAATTTAAAAAAAAAATAAGTTGTCAATGATCGTTCAAAACTTTTATCAAAAAAATTGTTCAAAGTAAATTTTGAAACTAAAATATTGTATTTTATATGGTTTATAGTTTAATTTGAAACGATATATATATTAATCTTAATAATTAATTAAATTATACTTTTTACTTATATAATTTTTGTAATCATTTGTATTTTGTCATAACAAAAATTTTAAACCATGAATCATAAAATTTGAATGTGAGACTTTTAACAGTTTTATTAATTTATAGCCATTTGTAAAAATTCAAAATATAACATATACATAAAAATCTAAATTTTTATTATATGGTTATTGTGGTTGTTTAATTTATTTAATAGCTTAAAATTAAACAATGATAGAAGATGCACTATTTTTTATCAAATCTTTATTATTCAAAATCATTAATTGCCATATATACTTTAGTCACATTAGGTAATTCCGTAAATTTTATTTAAGGAAATAATAAAGTACATTAATGATGAATTTATTGTTAGTTTAATAAAAAATTTATTATATAATTAGATGGACCTACATATTTCTCTAATGATTTTAATAATCATTCTAGTGATGACATGTGGCTACAAAAAAAAGTTGTAATGCTTCTCAAATAATATATAGGGGATGATTCTAAGAATCATTCTAGTGATGACATGTGGGTACAAAAAGAAGTTGTAATGCTTCTCAAATAATATATAGGGGATGAGTTCTTTAGAAAGATAAGTGATATTTAGCTAATATCTCGATTATCTGTTTGTATCTAATTTTTAAAAAGATAAAATTATCATTTTGTTGGTACACAAATTTAGATGTAGAGCTATGGTTACCATTGTTTATACACACAATTAGTTAACTTAGAATTCACTCGGACCGTCAACAATTGGACCAACTATAACATCAACACTAAATCATCTTATTCATCACTTATCCTAATAAATCACAAATATATTTTGTTCCTTGCTTTTGTTACCAACCACTACCCTACCATTCGCCTCTTTCCCTTATATAAAAACAACATTCGACTTCTATTTACACACCACTTAAGAGCTTCACCAGAAAACGATATAACAAGAAAATCATACTTCTTACATAAATGTTCTGAAATTTAAAAACAGATTTTCCTTCAATATTCAGATAAATAGTATACATGGCTATGTGGGTTTTGCATTATCTTCTTGTGACATTTCTGATCACCATAACTTACGGCATCGACGCAGCATCTGCAGGAATCGCTCGACACTACACCTTCCATGTAATTATAAATTAGTCTCAGTTTGAGTCAATATATATTAGTTAACGACTTAAATTTTTTTTTTTTTTTATATGATATGTTTTAGTCACTTAGTCCAATTCCCCTCTGGCAGATTCAACTTAAAAACATCACACGATTATGCAAGACAAAAACAATTGTGGCAGTCAACGGAAAATTTCCAGGACCGAAGGTTACTGCAAGAGAAGGAGATAATCTTCAGATCAAAGTTGTTAATCATGTATCCAATAACATTTCCATACACTGGTAAATTATTAGTTGCTTATAGTCTTACAATGATAATAAAATTTTCAGCTCTTGTTTAATTTTCTTTAAGCCTCAATAAATAAATGAATGTATAAAATTTAGGCATGGGATCCGGCAGCTAAGGAGCGGATGGGCGGATGGACCGTCGTATGTGACACAATGTCCAATTCAGACGGGACAAAGTTATGTTTACAACTTCACGATTATTGGACAAAGAGGAACCTTGTGGTGGCATGCACACATTCAATGGATGAGAGCCACCGTGTACGGACCATTGATCATTCTCCCTAAACTCCACCAACCTTATCCTTTTCCCAAACCCTACAAACAAGTCCCTATAATCTTTGGTAATTTATCTTCTGAACGCATAAATTTTATATATGTCCCACATGGTTAGCGATCTGTTTAAAGGATTGATGTATTTAATTTGTGTATAGGTGAGTGGTTTAATGCTGATCCTCAAGCAGTGGTACAACAAGCTCTTCAGACCGGTGCAGGTCCAAATGCGTCAGATGCTCATACTTTTAATGGGTTACCAGGCCCATTATATAATTGCTCCACAAAAGGTAATTATCGTATTTCTTGTTCTTGTCTAAAATTAAAAACTGATTTAGTTTTGCAACGATTAAATATATCTACTTTTTCAGAAACATACAAGTTGGTTGTGAAACCTGGAAAGACATATCTACTACAACTGATCAATGCTGCACTCGATGATGAACTCTTCTTTATCATAGCCAATCACACATTGACAGTGGTTGAAGCTGACGCAAGCTACGTTAAACCATTCCAAACAAACATTGTTCTTCTCGGTCCGGGACAAACCACCAACGTTCTACTCAAAACCAAACCTATTTACCCGAATGCAACCTTCTACATGCTAGCAAGACCTTACTTCACGGGCCAAGGAACAATCGATAATACAACCGTCGCAGGGATTCTCAAATACCATCACAAACCTACTTCAAACCATTTTAACTCTTCTAAAAACCTTCCTGTTATTAAACCTTCTCTACCTCCTATCAACAGTACGAGCTATGCAGCGAACTTTACAAAAATGTTTAGAAGTTTGGCAAATTCTAGATTCCCGGCAAACGTTCCAAAAATCGTGGATAAGAAGTTTTTCTTTACGGTCGGTTTAGGAACCAACCCTTGTCCTAAAAACCAGACCTGCCAAGGACCAACTAATACCACAAAATTTGCAGCAGCTATCAACAATGTGTCTTTCATCTTACCAAACACTACTTCTTTATTACAATCATACTTCTCTGGCATGTCTAAGAAAGTTTTCACAACCAATTTCCCAAGTACCCCTGTTTTCCCATTTAATTACACCGGCGTGCCACCAAACAACACAATGGTCTCAAGAGGGACCAAAGTCGTGGTCTTGAAGTACAACACGACTGTCGAATTGGTCTTGCAGGGCACTAGCATCTTGGGTATCGAGACACACCCTATTCATCTTCATGGCTACAACTTTTATGTGGTAGGTCAAGGCTTTGGTAATTTTGACCCGACCCGTGACCCAAAACAGTATAACCTAGCTGACCCGGTTGAACGAAACACTATTAATGTCCCCTCTGGTGGTTGGGTTGCTATCCGCTTCCTCGCTGATAACCCTGGTAATGATTTAAGTTTTTTTTTTTTTTAATGCGTGTCACAAGTTACAACATATATTATGCGGTTTTGAATATGACTGATGATAATTTTAATGTTTAATAAAACAGTAATTTCTTATAGTTTTTGTTTGATGGTGTCAGGTGTGTGGTTCATGCATTGCCACATTGAGATTCATTTGAGTTGGGGTTTGACCATGGCTTGGGTGGTTCTGGATGGAGACCTTCCAAATCAGAAGCTACCTCCTCCTCCCTCGGATTTCCCTAAATGTTGACTCTGACCAATCCGACG
Proteins encoded in this window:
- the LOC106340880 gene encoding laccase-2, whose translation is MAMWVLHYLLVTFLITITYGIDAASAGIARHYTFHIQLKNITRLCKTKTIVAVNGKFPGPKVTAREGDNLQIKVVNHVSNNISIHWHGIRQLRSGWADGPSYVTQCPIQTGQSYVYNFTIIGQRGTLWWHAHIQWMRATVYGPLIILPKLHQPYPFPKPYKQVPIIFGEWFNADPQAVVQQALQTGAGPNASDAHTFNGLPGPLYNCSTKETYKLVVKPGKTYLLQLINAALDDELFFIIANHTLTVVEADASYVKPFQTNIVLLGPGQTTNVLLKTKPIYPNATFYMLARPYFTGQGTIDNTTVAGILKYHHKPTSNHFNSSKNLPVIKPSLPPINSTSYAANFTKMFRSLANSRFPANVPKIVDKKFFFTVGLGTNPCPKNQTCQGPTNTTKFAAAINNVSFILPNTTSLLQSYFSGMSKKVFTTNFPSTPVFPFNYTGVPPNNTMVSRGTKVVVLKYNTTVELVLQGTSILGIETHPIHLHGYNFYVVGQGFGNFDPTRDPKQYNLADPVERNTINVPSGGWVAIRFLADNPGVWFMHCHIEIHLSWGLTMAWVVLDGDLPNQKLPPPPSDFPKC